One Cucurbita pepo subsp. pepo cultivar mu-cu-16 chromosome LG07, ASM280686v2, whole genome shotgun sequence genomic region harbors:
- the LOC111798796 gene encoding uncharacterized protein LOC111798796 gives MRGNTNGGGRSISSPEKRAACNHGNHHKSRGSESEREKEGSSSGGGEGGVWLPEFVIALTNKEKEEDFMAIKGCKPPLRPKKRPKIIQRTINLVSPGTWLCDLTLDRYEVREKKMSKKRRRGLKAIVKMETD, from the exons ATGAGAGGGAATACCAACGGCGGCGGCAGATCAATAAGCTCGCCGGAGAAGAGAGCGGCGTGTAATCACGGCAACCACCATAAAAGCCGGGGAAGTGAAtcagaaagagagaaagaagggtcATCGTCCGGCGGCGGAGAAGGGGGAGTGTGGCTGCCGGAGTTCGTAATAGCCTTAACgaacaaagagaaggaagaagatttCATGGCGATCAAAGGGTGTAAGCCGCCTCTCAGACCTAAAAAACGCCCCAAAATTATTCAACGCACCATCAAT CTGGTGAGCCCAGGGACGTGGCTGTGTGATCTAACGCTGGACAGATACGAAGTCAGGGAAAAGAAGATGTCTAAAAAG AGACGAAGAGGGCTTAAAGCAATAGTGAAAATGGAGACAGAT